A single genomic interval of Pelodiscus sinensis isolate JC-2024 chromosome 28, ASM4963464v1, whole genome shotgun sequence harbors:
- the COX5B gene encoding cytochrome c oxidase subunit 5B, mitochondrial has protein sequence MASRLLRVSGALRALRRPPPAPLRAPARALASGGIPTDEEQATGLERKVMQAMEKGQDPYNILPPKRYSGTKEDPHLVSSISSKRIVGCICEEDNSCVIWFWLHKGEPQRCPSCGAHYKLVPHELLH, from the exons ATGGCGTCAAGGTTACTGCGTGTGAGCGGCGCCCTGCGGGCCCTGCGCCGCCCCCCGCCCGCGCCGCTGCGCGCCCCCGCCCGCGCCCTGGCGTCCggag GTATCCCCACTGATGAAGAGCAGGCAACAGGCCTGGAGAGGAAAGTCATGCAGGCCATGGAAAAGGGACAG GATCCGTACAACATCCTCCCACCAAAGCGCTATTCAGGGACCAAGGAGGATCCCCACCTAGTCTCCTCCATCTCCAGCAAGAGGATTGTGGGCTGCATCT GTGAAGAGGACAACAGCTGTGTGATCTGGTTCTGGCTGCACAAGGGggagccccagcgctgcccctccTGTGGGGCCCATTACAAGCTGGTCCCCCACGAGCTGCTGCACTGA